A genomic stretch from Candidatus Cloacimonas sp. includes:
- a CDS encoding lysophospholipid acyltransferase family protein, translated as MAKIFFYLEKKLGASLLLLLRKTLKFQVINEEASNNIRCIYMFWHRNLLLMTLQRIHHGAAVMVSSSKDGELIAGPLSELGYIPIRGSSSQKGAWAMREMINISQKISLAITPDGPKGPCYTIHSGIFQIAYLAKIPIVAVAVNADKEWLFHSWDRFRFPKPFTKLTMIYSDPIYVNSKEDFSDVEKAIRQFLEDKEKEFHL; from the coding sequence ATGGCTAAAATATTCTTTTATCTGGAAAAGAAACTGGGGGCATCCTTACTGTTGTTGTTGCGTAAGACCCTAAAATTCCAAGTGATAAACGAAGAGGCATCCAATAATATTCGCTGCATATATATGTTTTGGCATAGAAATTTGCTGCTAATGACTTTGCAACGCATTCATCATGGGGCAGCCGTTATGGTTTCTTCTTCCAAAGATGGAGAATTGATTGCCGGTCCCTTATCTGAACTGGGTTACATCCCTATTCGCGGTTCCAGTTCCCAAAAAGGCGCTTGGGCAATGCGAGAGATGATAAATATATCTCAAAAAATCTCGCTGGCAATAACTCCTGATGGACCTAAAGGACCCTGCTATACTATTCATTCAGGTATTTTTCAAATTGCCTATTTGGCAAAAATTCCGATCGTTGCAGTTGCCGTTAATGCTGATAAAGAATGGCTTTTCCATTCTTGGGACAGATTTCGCTTCCCCAAACCCTTCACCAAATTAACGATGATTTATTCCGATCCCATTTATGTGAATAGTAAAGAAGATTTCTCTGATGTGGAAAAAGCGATTCGCCAATTCTTGGAGGATAAAGAAAAGGAATTTCATTTGTAG
- the lpxB gene encoding lipid-A-disaccharide synthase, with translation MTKKASYKIFWLVGESSADLHSELVMKALNDKFGNLTHIGIGGPRMQRQGLKPLFPFERFAVMGFVEVVKHLLFFLKVEYKISKLFSNEKIDLAILVDYPGLNLRIAKMADEMRIPVLYFICPQFWAWKHNRVYQLKDSVRYVACILPFEEEMLTIHDINCSYVGHPIAEEIKFELDRDSFARFFDLDVNKKWIGFFPGSRNNEISKMLPIFLKASKNWNENEYELLFSKSRSVNHQLYMSYLEDNKQIKLVDGYNYDMMKYCELLVCTSGTVTLEAAYIGTPLIICYKANLFSYLIGRFFVKIKRIGLPNIVLDEDVLPELIQAKMTAENIYQTGNQILNDPEYSLQIRKQLFKLKAMLSDKHPSVEMPKLVQHLFDTYG, from the coding sequence ATGACGAAAAAAGCAAGTTATAAGATTTTTTGGTTGGTAGGTGAAAGTTCTGCCGATCTTCATTCCGAATTAGTTATGAAGGCATTGAACGATAAATTCGGAAATTTAACTCATATCGGTATTGGGGGACCCAGGATGCAAAGACAGGGTTTGAAACCGCTCTTTCCTTTTGAACGATTTGCCGTTATGGGTTTTGTGGAAGTGGTGAAACATCTGTTATTTTTCCTGAAAGTTGAATACAAGATAAGTAAACTGTTTTCCAATGAAAAAATAGACCTTGCTATTCTGGTTGATTACCCCGGTTTGAATTTACGCATAGCTAAAATGGCGGATGAAATGAGAATACCTGTTCTCTATTTCATTTGCCCTCAATTTTGGGCTTGGAAACATAATAGGGTATATCAATTGAAGGACTCTGTTCGCTATGTTGCCTGTATTCTTCCTTTTGAAGAGGAAATGTTGACAATTCACGATATTAATTGCAGTTATGTAGGACACCCGATAGCTGAGGAAATAAAATTTGAGCTCGATCGAGATTCCTTTGCCCGTTTTTTTGATCTGGATGTCAATAAAAAATGGATCGGCTTTTTTCCGGGGAGCAGAAATAATGAAATTTCCAAGATGCTACCCATTTTTTTAAAAGCAAGCAAAAATTGGAATGAAAATGAATACGAATTGCTGTTTTCCAAATCCAGAAGTGTAAACCATCAGCTCTATATGAGTTATCTGGAAGATAATAAACAGATCAAACTGGTTGATGGCTATAACTATGATATGATGAAATATTGCGAATTGCTTGTCTGCACTTCCGGAACTGTCACTTTGGAAGCCGCTTATATTGGAACACCTCTAATAATCTGCTATAAAGCAAATTTATTTTCCTATCTGATAGGACGCTTCTTTGTTAAAATTAAGCGGATTGGCTTACCCAACATTGTGCTGGACGAAGATGTTCTCCCTGAATTGATCCAAGCTAAAATGACAGCTGAAAATATTTATCAAACTGGAAACCAGATTCTGAACGATCCTGAGTATAGTTTGCAAATTCGTAAACAACTTTTCAAACTGAAGGCGATGTTGAGCGATAAACATCCTTCGGTGGAAATGCCAAAACTCGTTCAGCATCTTTTTGATACTTATGGCTAA
- a CDS encoding small multi-drug export protein produces MVDNKWNLRIIWLGANLDNLLKIVVLTLILLIMMQPLSGNTAADKTVAWLKAQGVAPELIVVIISMIPVIELRGSIPIAILLFNIHWLEAAILSIIGNMIPIPFILLLINWFFALISKVKIGRKITEWLFIRTKRKGKSIEKYEAIGLAIFVGIPLPGTGGWTGALAANIFGIKFWRAMLCIFLGVVLAAIIVTILSLMGTLVV; encoded by the coding sequence TTGGTTGATAATAAATGGAATTTAAGAATTATTTGGTTGGGAGCAAATTTGGACAATTTACTGAAAATAGTAGTGCTGACACTGATTCTGCTTATAATGATGCAACCCCTGTCAGGAAATACAGCTGCCGATAAAACAGTTGCTTGGTTAAAAGCACAAGGTGTTGCCCCTGAACTAATTGTGGTGATAATTTCGATGATACCTGTAATTGAATTGCGGGGAAGCATTCCCATAGCGATTCTTTTGTTTAATATCCATTGGTTGGAAGCGGCAATTTTATCCATAATCGGCAATATGATTCCTATCCCTTTTATTTTGTTATTGATCAATTGGTTTTTTGCCCTCATCAGCAAAGTGAAAATAGGCCGTAAAATTACGGAATGGCTTTTCATTAGAACAAAACGCAAGGGCAAATCCATTGAGAAATATGAAGCAATCGGTTTAGCCATTTTTGTGGGTATTCCACTTCCTGGAACCGGTGGTTGGACAGGTGCTTTAGCTGCTAATATATTTGGCATAAAGTTTTGGCGAGCAATGCTTTGTATCTTTTTGGGAGTAGTTTTGGCTGCCATCATCGTAACAATTTTATCACTAATGGGAACATTGGTCGTATGA
- a CDS encoding DUF2089 family protein, with amino-acid sequence MNLTNCPICKSELKVRELYCPHCEVSFKGDFQTNWLADLNASQLEFIRLFVLVQGNLKELQDKLGISYPTVKNRLAEIIGVITKKKPQTDSVIDVLSDLEEGFINVEEAINVIKQRREK; translated from the coding sequence ATGAATTTAACAAACTGTCCCATCTGTAAAAGTGAATTGAAAGTAAGGGAATTATACTGTCCTCATTGTGAAGTTAGTTTTAAAGGTGATTTCCAAACCAACTGGCTGGCAGATTTGAATGCGAGTCAATTAGAATTTATTCGTTTATTTGTATTGGTTCAAGGCAACTTGAAAGAACTGCAGGACAAGCTGGGAATTTCCTATCCCACAGTAAAAAATCGTCTGGCAGAAATAATCGGCGTCATCACTAAAAAGAAACCGCAAACCGATTCGGTCATTGATGTTTTATCCGATTTGGAAGAGGGTTTCATCAATGTGGAAGAAGCCATAAATGTGATTAAACAAAGGAGAGAAAAATGA
- the recO gene encoding DNA repair protein RecO codes for MKNKLRAILVKQSKYSESSLILQFFSREFGHIGVLAKGILKNNEKQQLLPLCEYELIAYEPKEQGLWLFSEAFLIRDFSVYANSATWTAAETCLELVSQLIISQEDIATIYDLTISCLTYLQKVNNNAILIFWRFLNRITILSGIGNPLSYCCLCKKPLSVPIAYLKTKGGLVCEKCLPEINPDNALMILSPPARNILTLLPEIANHLEDIKINRAVVNEINTVFELYWQAHHKQALHLKGLSVLAQFYNA; via the coding sequence TTGAAGAACAAATTACGCGCAATTCTTGTCAAGCAAAGCAAGTATAGCGAAAGCAGTTTAATCCTGCAATTTTTCAGCCGCGAATTTGGACATATCGGAGTTCTCGCCAAAGGCATACTGAAAAATAACGAAAAACAACAATTACTCCCTCTTTGTGAATATGAGCTTATTGCCTACGAACCGAAAGAACAAGGTTTATGGCTATTTAGCGAGGCATTTCTAATACGGGATTTTTCCGTTTATGCCAATTCTGCAACTTGGACGGCTGCGGAAACCTGTCTGGAATTAGTAAGCCAACTTATTATATCTCAAGAAGATATAGCCACAATTTATGATCTTACCATTTCCTGCCTCACATATTTGCAAAAAGTGAATAATAATGCAATTTTAATTTTTTGGCGGTTTTTAAACAGAATTACCATCCTAAGTGGCATCGGAAATCCTTTAAGTTATTGTTGTTTATGCAAAAAGCCCCTCTCCGTTCCCATCGCCTATCTCAAAACAAAAGGTGGACTGGTTTGTGAGAAATGTTTGCCAGAAATCAATCCAGATAACGCATTAATGATTCTTTCACCCCCGGCAAGAAATATCTTAACTTTATTGCCTGAAATAGCTAATCACCTGGAAGATATAAAAATAAATAGGGCAGTTGTCAACGAAATCAACACCGTTTTTGAACTCTATTGGCAGGCACATCATAAACAGGCATTGCATCTAAAAGGACTATCCGTTTTAGCTCAATTTTACAATGCTTGA